The stretch of DNA CGTGCTGAGCAAGAAGGCCCCCACCTGGGACGACGGCTGGGACTTTGACGGCGACGTGGGCCCCTTTTCCTACAACCCCGAGGACGGCACCATCTTCGCCGGTGACGTGATGACCGGCATGATGAATGACGGCGACATGCTGGCCTGCTTTGGCTTTCTGAAGGGCATGGTGGGTGGCGGCGCCCTGCTGGCCGGCTCGCTGGACGAGATCAGCGCCGAGCTGGAAAAACTGGATGAAGACCTGCCCGATCCCAAAAGCGCCGAGGAAGCCGTGGCGATCATGCGCGGCGCTGGCGTGAAAGTGGGCACCTGCACCCTGACACTGAAGAAGTAAGAGCCTGCGCCCCGGTGACAGCGCTGCTCATCTGGGATTTTGACGGCACGCTGGCGCATCGGCCCGGCCTCTGGAGCGGCGCGCTGTTGGACGTCCTGAATGCACAGCAGCCTGGACATGGCATAACACGCGAAATGCTGCGGCCAGGGCTGGCACAGGGCTTTCGCTGGCATCGCCCGGACATGGAGCATCGTCGCCATCGCGCTGCGCAGGACTGGTGGGCTGAGCTGAATCCTGTGTTTGTTGAGGCCTACGTTCGGGCTGGCCTGAGCAGGGCGGATGCAGCAGCGCTTGCGCCATGTGTGCGCGCCGCTTACCTCACGCCAAGCGCGTGGCAGTTGTACCCCGAAACACAGGCGGTCTTGCCCCTGCTGCAGGAGAGGGGCTGGCACCATGTTGTGCTCAGCAACCATGTTCCAGAACTGGGCA from Deinococcus multiflagellatus encodes:
- a CDS encoding HAD family hydrolase; this encodes MTALLIWDFDGTLAHRPGLWSGALLDVLNAQQPGHGITREMLRPGLAQGFRWHRPDMEHRRHRAAQDWWAELNPVFVEAYVRAGLSRADAAALAPCVRAAYLTPSAWQLYPETQAVLPLLQERGWHHVVLSNHVPELGKLLDILGLTPLLDAVYTSAVLGWEKPHPRAFQAV